The following nucleotide sequence is from Salvia miltiorrhiza cultivar Shanhuang (shh) chromosome 7, IMPLAD_Smil_shh, whole genome shotgun sequence.
TATGGCAAAACTCATATATGAAAACAACAAATACGAagaattaaaaactgaaaatatgacATCAATTCAAGGTAGTTGAACAAGTAATAAATGAAGGGAAAAAAAtgcgagaagaagaagatggggGATTATAACATATTCCTGATAAATATGGATAAACTGAGAACCTAATGCTTGCATCTAGGTGGCTTTTTCAAAAGCCACGGTAGGAGATATGATGGTATGAGGACGATCTTTGTCAGTCAAAGTACATATGTCAAAATTATTATAAGGACATAGTTGGTTATACTGTGGAACTCGGCAACAGACAAAATTGAAGGAATTTTGTGAAGCATGGCTAGAAAATAAATAGAtgcaaaaagagaaaaaaaaatatcacaaattaacatatacttgaaacACTTCAAAGTGTGAGTTAAAAGAAGCATGGTAGGATGTAAAAAGGTATCTAAACCTTGGCGTCGAGTCGACATTGTCTAGAAAATAGAAGAACGGAGATGAGCAGTGACACCGACTGTTTCATTCCTTCATATGAAGTGGGAGAAGTTTTGTAGAAAATAAGATGAGAAAGTTTGAAagaaaaagtaggagagaaagaaagaaaatggatTTTAGGACAAAATATGTGGGGTAGTGATCCCACGTAGACGGCCAATGTTACAAAATGAATATAAAACTCCCTTTAGTCAAGGGTGGAAATTGAGAGACGATTGGGAAAAAGTGGAGTTCCTGAAAACGACtacaaaaatgatgaataatgGTAAGAAAATTGACAGATACTCGATAGGGTTGATGTCATCGCCTCGGGTGTCCAAAGATCCGATTAAAGCAGAAAATCCCTAGGGAAGACGCCTGATAGAGTAAAGGACTTATTCGAAACAATTACCAAGGTAAATATTCGGAGTGGGGGGACCATTGACTGCTCCAAGGGCCTCACCATTGGCCTTCGACCTGGTAGAATCCCTTCGAAAGAAACATTATTTGTAAGGGAAACTTTAAGATACTCGGGTACATGAGAAAGAACCTTCAAAACAATATCTACGTAGGAAAAATGATCTACTCAGAAATACGGGAACAAATCAAGGATGGTATGATGGAAGATTCCCGTGAATGACATAGGATCAGTTAGGTGGGACATATGTGAGACGTGTGTAACTGCCCATTGTCCCCCACCTGATAATTTTCCTCTACTAAGGCAACGAGTATAACAGAGAGAAAGCGACGGTCATGCACCAGGAACACACACGTTCGACAAGGAGAATTACCTATATACCTCTTAAGTATCCTAAAACCCTATAACAATCCCACCATTCAAAAGCATGGTATGTACGCCTCATTCTTCACCATTCCAtacacatactccctccgtccgccaagattatgtaaaaattactatatttggcgtccgccaagattatgtcactttccttttatggcaatggtcccaccatcctctttaatattttatccttactaacactctttatttacaaaaaacccactcaaaattcaatctcaaccacacatctcataaagtggtgggaccctttctccactacatcaaaatcatcaccaattttattaaatcccgtgcccaagcaattttacataattttggcggacggagggagtatttgatattTCTTCACTTTTGTGTTATTTCGTTTATCCTATCACCGATCCATAGTTGATTTGGGCATCGTAATGCCTGCCCAGAAGTCCCTCTCTGGTCCTCTATTTTGCAGTGCACGAAACAAGTACAACGAGAACCAGTGAAGCTCTCACGACAAGACGACAGACTCCATAATCCAGAAAGCTCGCACTTGATACTTAATTACCTTCGGTAAAACCACTCATTTTCATCATTCCCTACGTTTATACATATAATTCCGCCTTCAATCTTACTAAAAACACGTAGATGTTCCTTAAGGAACTATCACATACCAAAATATTATCGTTTATAACAAAATGTGAGTTTCAAATCCATAAATCATTTGATTGATGATAATTATGGCAGATTGAGGAAAATTCATGATGAGTTCAAGCAAAGATTAACTACCAATTTAAAGGGTAGGTTTCATGAGCATCGTCGAGCTCTTCAAGAAATAATTCATATCACAACGATAAATTTTTAATAGGGATATCATGTTTTTCAAGACCATTATCGATCTTGCCAATGACACCTGAAGCCGCTTCTTGGATTTAAAAACCCTATTTAGTTATAAATAACGACGTTTTCATGTGTTAAATATTGCATCGTTTTTTTTTCATCCCTGATATGGCCGTGTAGGAATTTATGCTTGGCAACTCAACTTCGATTTGGGTGAAATTTAAACCGTATGCAAACCTGGAAAAATTGGAAGGTTGAGTATTTATGTTCAGAAAAAGAAATTGCCATGtgcaattttaaaaaaactttaaaatttatatgtttACATACTAATATTCCTGTATAAATCAATAATATCTAAAACACTCTAACATAAGTATATAGAAGATACTCAAGTAATTTCTAATATGCAAGATTATGTGAATGGTTTTATGTCGACCCTTATAAGATAAGTTCATTGATTAGATAACAAGGCTCATAAGCCCAAAGACCCCCAAAAGTGTTATTAAAATTTGCTTTTTGGCAACGTAAAAAGCTTATAGCTGAGTGGAAGAGGAGGGGTACTTGGACCTATCCCAATAAAATATAACGTTACGAGTATTTGATTTTTAGTGTCAATCATACATAGTAGCCCTTTTGTATCAGAACAATATGTACTTTTTGCTAATTCGGCACATCCCACTAAAGTGTACACATTTCACTTTTGGTCATCACCCCGTCACAAACTCTTAAttctttatttcatttttttcagattatttacaattttattaCACATAATTTCTAAAAAgtgcattattttttttatccccATTATCATAATATTACAACATATATTAGTGAATCAATTTCTTCGTTCATAATACATTcacctaatatttattaaattaaaatcgtACAAGAATATGTGcatattatattattttggAACGAAGAAagtatattattttttcttcgcTTAGCCCTTTACCTACACAAACATTTCTCCACATAAATAAAAGCTAACAACTATTTGAAACTTAATCCAATGTGTGGTGACAAAAATGACTTATAAATGCTCCATATTCAATGAATTCACCACGACTATTTTATATTTGTCTTTAACGTATGAGCGTAAAGTTGTGATGAGAAAATCAACCAAATGGTTGAAGAGAAAGCGACAAAACACTGCGCACGTCTTCCGCCGTTCCTCAACACCGCTTTCCATTGATATTTACCAACAATTCAAATTCTTGCGGATTAAGAAATTCATTAATAAAACTACAACACAACATCCTTCATTCCTAAGACAAATTATTAATTCCTTTCCCGATtcccaaacaaataaaaaaaatgatatacaTACAAAAATCCTTAATTCCTAAGACAAAAGTGTAACTCCCAAGTCCACGTTGTAATATTCCACCTATATATTTATACCCTCACTCTCTTGAAAATAATGGTACAAATGGCAAACTTCAGCAGCTTCTACCAAGGGTGGCTCAGCCGCCAAGAAGACCTGCTCCGGCAGCTCGAGGCCCTCTTGTCGCCGGTTGACGGCTTCGACCGGAAGAGAGAATGCGGCGATATAATTCCTCGCGTAATCGAGCATTACCGGGAGTTCTACCGCGAGAAGGCGGCGGCGGTTGAGGAGGATGTGTTTGTGTCGATATCTCCGCCGTGGATGAGCTCCTTCGAGCGCTCGCTGCTGTGGATTACGGGGTTTCGGCCGTCCATCCTCTTCCCGATCATGGACGGCGCGCTGGCGGAGGAGCTGTCGCCGGGGCAGATGCAGCGGATGGAGGAGGTGAAGACGGAGTCGCGCCGGAGGGAGAGGGAGATCACGCAGGACATGGCGCGGGTGCAGGAGACGGTGGCGGAGCAGCCGGTCTACAGTCTGGTCAAGAGGTTCAGGAACTCGGTCGACTACTCGGTGCCGGAGATGCATGCGGCTATAGACGAGCTCAAGGCGGCGATGCGGGCGGTGGTCGGGAATGCGGATGCGCTTCAGGGGTGGACTGTGGCCGAGATGGTAGAGGTGCTGGATCCGGTGCAGGGGGTCAGGTTTTTGGCGGCGGTGGCGCGCTTTCAGCTTCGGGCCAGAAATTGGGGGGTCGAGAGAGACGGCTAGACTACCTTTCGTTGCATCGGCCGGGACTTTTGACCTTTCCTTGAAATCGGCTTTATtacctgtttttttttttcttttcttggatTTAGAAATTATTACTACATTTCAATCCAAGTGAAGTTTTATCATAAGTTTTACGCTACTCccaaatatatattatggtCATATGGTATGTTGTTTTGTGATTCGGattctttttctatttattcATGCCCCCGCCCAAAAATAGTTGGGGTGTTTACTATTTTGGGTTAGTCTGATTAATttagtaaaatttaaaaaattatcaccGCTTAAATATACAGGGCAAAACAATGTCGTTTTGCGATTGCGTCGTTGAACAGTTTTGCATTGTGGGAATGAGCTAAGCAGAAGTGTGGAACGAAGTGTCACTACTAGAAAAAGCGACGTTAACGAATCGATTTGAAGTGTTGTTATTTGGATGGTCTTTCTGActtttaacgatcgaaaattcaGTCGTTATAAATACCAATTTTGATCTTAAATTTCCACCATTTACAATTTTTAACAATCGAAATtaacaatttttaatttgatcattatgccttttaacgaccgaaaattcagTAGTTATAAATATCGATTTTGATCTTAATTAAATTTTCACCCTATACAAATTTTAACGATcaaatttttccttttcctaACGTATTTTATCCTCAATATCACACACATTCATAACCTCCTCAATTAATGGACCACCCATCATGTAACTGATGAGTCAAGCAAAATTAATCTCGAAATTTCTTCCAAGTGGCATCCATAAAGAAGATTTATATTAACAACCATCAATTCATTTATATTATCGTTTAATATGCACTTTCATTCATGCATACtctcaaaatatacatgtggatgaaatatatcGAGACTTGTTTGGATGATTTGAGGAAGATTGTTGATGTTGGTGGGGGAGTGACGGTAGAAAATGACgatagattttaaaaaatatatatatattatcatcaaaaagtttttaaaagataatattatcattaaaaaaattaaaaaattctcaACTATTTtagaataacaaaataattaatagaaattaatattaacgataaaattaaataataaaaaataataataataatattaacaaatgaattaaaaaaatagaataataaattattttagtcgTTAATATTtcgttaaaaaataataatattaattatcaaattttagatcgttaaaaaaattatttcagtTATTGTTATGTCGTCAACGACGTTAATTAACGACTAATAATTATGATTGTTAAAAATActtttttcttgtagtgtgttTGTATTAGTTACGGGACGAGTATGTACTAGTGTAGGGGTAATACACCAGTTAGCATATTTAAAACCTTTTTGCTATATTTCAACTTAAATGTTCTAAGAGTACCTGGAGTGGTGACCCGATAGGGGGGACTCAAGTCACCCCGCCTATCGGGTCGCCCACTGCAGCTAAGGATGACTGGATGGGGTCCCGATAGATCGGGTGTGCCTCAATAGCGAAAATGTgaggcgcgtgttttacacgcgccaatttaaaaagaaaaaaagaaaaaaaatcgaattttgaaAAGAGATGATTTAGCCGTTtgtttctccctctctcttcccaACGGCTATTTTAGCCgtcttcttaattttttttttcttctttctataAATACCTCTCTATTCCTTcttcaaacacacacacacaaaaattcTCTCTTCCACTCTTCATCTATTCCTCCTTCATTCACACACTAAAAAATGGAGCAATTCGATGATACTTCGTCATCTTCGTTTGACAGGATCATGGAAAAGATCATCGATAAGCTCCAGGAGCAGCAACAGTTGCTTGTTGCGATGTACTCTCAACCGGCGCCGGAACGTGTTATTCATCACCGTCAATACGTCCACCATGATCGTGAGGGTGCCCATTTACGTCTTATacaagactacttcaacgacaatccgacgtacgggCCTACATTTTTCCGATTTCATTTTCGgatgcagaaggagctgttcttgcgcatcgtcgaggctgttcaaggtgaggatacttacttccagatgagccatgatgcacgaggtcgggactctctcacacctttgcagaaatgcacggcgGCTAtatatccgccaattagccaccggcgtcagtgcggatactttcGACGAGTATCACAAGGTTGCCGAGACGACGGGGCGTCTATGTCTCAAGAAGTTTTGCACGACTGTCATCCGGGCTTTCGGAGCCCATTATCTTCGCCGTCCAACGCCGGTGGACATCTAACGCCTTACTCAGATGTAAGAGGCGCGACACGGATTTTTCAggatgctcgggagtcttgattgtatgcattgggcgtggaagaattgcccaaaggcgtggcacggcgcatatacacgcggtgatcaaggggagccCACCTTGATTTTGGAGGCCATTGCATCCCACGATATGTGGATTTGGTATGCCTTCGCGCCgttggttcgaacaacgacatcaacgttctgAACCAGTCGACTCTCTTCtccgacgtgttggatggaacggTGCCGCCGATGATCTTTCAGGCCAACCAGCActactaccagatgggctacCACTTGTGcgacggcatatatccggagtggcgttgtttcgtcaagagtccaccgatggcgACCAATCCGAAtgaggcgaggttcaagaagatgcaagaatcagcacggaaggatgtcgaacgcgcctttggagtgcttcaagctcggtggggaatcattcgaagtccggcgcgAGGTTGGTACGTCAAGAATCTCAAGGACATCatgatgtgttgcatcattttccacaacatgattgtggagaacgAAGGTGATAGAGCTGcccattggagagatgacgacgcaggacacggggcgtctagcagtgaatCGATGGAGAGTGCTCGAGCAACCCCGATTTGCTTCGAGGAATACATGTAAAGAGATGCAATTCTCCTAGATAGGCAGATGCATGTTGTGCTCCAACATGATTTGATGGAGTACGTTTGGGCACGTTTTAGACCTCTAGAGCtggaatagttattttaggatgtctttaaatttttaagatttatgtaattttttaatgtaatttttaggattttaaaattaatgcaatttaatgAAGTAAATTGTGAtgtttaaatttgtgcaattaaaattaaatgaaaaatacaaaaatcaaaactaaaaagatcaggTCAACTATCATGTCATCCCACTACAGCCTCCTTGACCCAATATGGTCCCCTGTCTATCACGTCAACTATCAGGTCATCCTCACTGCTGATGCTCTAAGGCAGATAATGAGTCAGTATGAAAGATCGATACACATCAACGCATTGAGGTGAGATGAAAGTATAGTTTTGCAAAGCTCCTGCCTAACAGATAGTTAGTTGTTTATTCTACTGATTACTCGTCAACATATCAGTTAGATTAGAAACTGAAGCGTGTGCAGAATAATGATGATTTGTACTCGTTAAGAAAATCTTTTGTCTTTTCAATTCAACGAAAGTAGAGTTCTACTTGACTATCAGTGACTTGAGTCATACTGATAAAATCATGAAAATCAATTTAATGTTTATACTTAGAGCTGATGCAGTTGGTTAGTGTACTGAAATATTTGTCAAGTAAGGCAACACTGAACCAAAATACTGATGATCAAAACACAATCAGTTTGCTTGTTTGTGTCTTCAGTTTGTTAAGAGATTTGAAAAGCAATTTAGACAGAAACAACAAAACTAAAGTAAAAACATGAAGTATAGCACACAAGCAATTTAACATGGCTCGGAGCAACTCCTTTAGTCCTCCTACATCCACGACCCTATTAAATAAGGGAATTCAGTTCACCTTAggattctttattttataaatgcaaGTCAGTTTGACCAGTAAGTTCACCTTTAGACTAATCACATGAGTTACGAGGCAATGACCATTGATCAATTTTCAAGGTTGCAATATCGTACTGACAATTTACACGGATTGTCACCATCTGCTATTTCCTGGTAACCTGTTACTTCGCCAACTTTCAGAATACTCACTTTAAGCTTACTCatagacttttttttttatatatactttttCACTTATCTCCTACAATTTAAAATGAAGCATGCATATTGTGTCAATGAACCATGCATTTTTTCCCCTAAAATCTACTATGTCTAAACCGAACCATGCATTCATATAAATTGAACCATGCATATTGTGTCAGTGAACCCTACATATTGTGTTAATTAACCATGCACCTCGTGTCAATGAACCCtgcaacaataaaataaaacaatgcATGACTAATTGCAAGTACTATGCATATGATAAAATAGAACACTGCATATTACATAACATAACAATGCATATTATAAAACACAACCATGCACAACTAATTGCTAAAAACGTAAAAATGATTGTTTTGCCCCTCTGTatctttttaaaaattaaatctttTAATGTTAGCACCACGTGTCATTCATCTGTACAATCcgcatttttttaattaatggtcCAGATTTGAAACTATATACAAAGGATTCTACCAGAACCCAACCTTATATATGTGGTGAGAATGTGGAATGATTGCATAAACGAATATATATGTTGCATAAAATGCTTGTAACttgcataagctgcttgtaatgactgcataatgaaatttaattaattagataaaattttcgctccctccaggattcgaacccaggtaaaaAATTTATGCAGTATTATACtgcagcttatgcaacactatataccGCCTTAtgcaatcatttttatttttcacgaaagatagcattcttGGTATAATTCATCCATATATATCTCAGATTGTGTTATTGTTatcgtaatttttttttctatcatttaattattactttttttttatcagaaaaatcAATAGAttagaaaatattaaattttcatttaattatcaATAGATTAGAAAAATCAATAGATTAtcatttaattattactatatgTGActcattaaattttatattatactcATTGTGTTTATAATATCATTATGTGTTATTATGCCcacttcaaataaaataatatttaaattaacataaattattattatttattaattaatttaactaatgaatgaaaatattttgacattgcataaattattttttttaaatataaaaaatgtccCGACCTTCCATCGCACGGGATGGAGGGCGTATTAGTGAGTAAACGAAGGTTACAAATAAGGGTTAGTATTGTGCGAGACCAACCTCACCATCAGAGCGGGTTGGGTCGGGTCAGGGCGCGGACTTACAAGCTGGGCATGGATTGGGCGTAGGATATAATAGTAAGGgtccgtttgatttgcagtttaggattgattaggattaaaattatcttgaaaaattagtgtggatttatactatttcatgggtgtttgatatcatggttacttaatcctatattgtgtttgatatccataggattatgttggattatattatctaataccacaactatcctcatataattttaaaaataccatGTGTGttcaccattacttgggcatttgcatcgatatgcgtgaggaagggtagcagaatttttatccaacttcgcagTATTAAAGTTATCCAAGGGGGGAggggcggattattagtatgggttattcccacaaaatagcatggagaagtgggattaagtaggagttgaccatattaactgcacatgatatcaaaca
It contains:
- the LOC130992669 gene encoding protein RESPONSE TO ABA AND SALT 1-like, encoding MVQMANFSSFYQGWLSRQEDLLRQLEALLSPVDGFDRKRECGDIIPRVIEHYREFYREKAAAVEEDVFVSISPPWMSSFERSLLWITGFRPSILFPIMDGALAEELSPGQMQRMEEVKTESRRREREITQDMARVQETVAEQPVYSLVKRFRNSVDYSVPEMHAAIDELKAAMRAVVGNADALQGWTVAEMVEVLDPVQGVRFLAAVARFQLRARNWGVERDG